Below is a genomic region from Candidatus Cloacimonadota bacterium.
GCGCCACCACCTTCAAGATAGACACCAAGATTTATCTCATCATTATCTGTCATACAGTCGTGACCATAGTAACCCCATGATTCACCGCTGAACCAAATAATTACTTCATATTGTTGCATTGTTGCCAAATCAGGTCCATCCTGAGTTAAGTCTGTTATTTCATAATAGGTGTATGCATAGCCTACTACATCAAGAGCTGCCTCGAAGTAAGGCCAAACATCTGTATAACCAGCTGCTGATGAACTTCCATCTCTATCTACACACAAAATGCTCGGTCGTTCCTTTATGACATAATTTATATCTATCGTGAAATCAACAGGTCCCGTACCAGTATTGGAAATGTTTAATGTGTCAATTGCTATATCTCCAATATTGCAAAGCTGGAATTCAAAGCAGGTCGGAGTAAATATAAGTTCTGGAGCAGTCATTATCATATTTAGTATCGTAGTTTGATTAGGAAGGGTTTCAACATCTTCTTCAACCATAACATTATAGTGTTCTAATTCAAAAGTAATATCATATATTCCTGTCATCATAGAATCAATTGAATATTCACCATTTTCATTTGTTAAAACATTGTAATATGGAACTCCTGCTATATTGTCTTCAGCATGCACAGAAACATTTTCAAGAGGATTACCAGAATTATCTGTAACTGTTCCTTGCAATGTTCCATAATCAGGATATATTAAATAATGAAACCATACCATATAAATATACCAGTAATTAAAATTGAATGTATCTTCACCATGTGAACGGAACTTCAATTGAATTGTCTCTCCTGCAAATTGATCCATATTTGTGTATACCCAATCAGTTCCACCTGAAGAACCCCAGTCATCGTTTTCATCCAAATCCCACTCAAATATCATTGTCTCCTGTCCATCATGAATTATCCATATTTCCATCACTTCGCTTGAATCTACACTATAATCATTTATATACATACTTATTGTTAAATCAAATATATGAGTTGAATCTTGAGGTAAAACAAATTGTGGAGATATCAAAGACATATCATAATTGGGTACTGAGGGTGACCAGTTTAATTTTGCTGCTTCGTAATCAGAATCCCATTCCCAATTATTAGGACTCACAGGATATGTTGTCCAGCCTGTTAAATGCCAATCAACATAAAAAAATTCAGGTTCAGGACCAAAACCATAGGGTGTTGCTGTACAAGTATCTGATGGTTCTGATTCACCTTCAGAATATACTGCTGTTACCCAATATGTATATTCAACACATACATATACCATATAATCGTGATATGGGTTTTGAGTATTATCAAAGAAGAAATATCTACCAATATCACTTCGATAAAGATTATATCCAATTAGTGTATAAGTAGATTGAGAAGGTTCATTCCAAGATAGATTATTATGATAAAGACTACCCCAAGCCATAAAATTGATTGGTGGAGGGAAAATGGTATCTTTAATAGCAATATTTGTCTCCGCAAAAGAGAATTTTGACCCTATTAATATAATTACAATAAAAAAGAATAATATTTTCTTTTTCATCATAAGCCTCCCTTTTTCTTTTAATTATTTCTTAAATATTTATATTTTATAGTCAAGAAATATTATTTTTAATTTTATGTGATATATTTGTTATGGTTAAATTCCTATTACTCAAATTACTATTTTAAAAATATACATTTCTTTGTATCAATTATTTCATCTTAAATTTTAAGTTGATAAAAGTATAAGCCTGAACTTACTAATTTACCATTTTCATCCTTATCATCCCTGGAAACTTTTTTAATTTTGAATTTTTAACTGTTTAACAGATTTATTTTCGTAATTCTTCCACATGTCGGGCTATGAGTATCGCATTTCTTGACACCAATTTTAATTAAGATGATTTATGCTTAATAATATTAAATTGGAGGTATTAATGCGATTTTCCAAAGCATTCATTCCTACTCTTAAAGAGAATCCTGCAGAGGCTGAAATTCCCAGCCATAGATTGATGATTCGCAGTGGAATGCTTCGCAAATTAGGTTCTGGAATATATTCTTATCTGCCATTATCACAGAAAGTTATACATAAGATTGAAAGAATTGTGCGAGAAGAACTTGATAAAATTGGGTGTGAAGAGATACTTATGCCAGTTTTGCATCCAAAAGAGATTTGGGAACAATCTGGTAGATGGAATGTTTATGGACCAGAATTAATGCGAATGAAAGATAGACACAACCGAGAATTCGCTCTTGGACCCACGCATGAGGAAGTAATTACTATTCTCGCAAAAAACGAAATAAAATCTTATAAAGAATTACCTATAAATTTATATCAAATTCAGACAAAATTTCGTGACGAAATCCGCCCTCGTTTTGGTATAATGCGTGCTCGTGAATTCATTATGAAGGATGCGTATAGTTTTCATAAGGATAAAGAATGCTTGCTGAAAACTTATGATGAAATGCACAAAGCCTATACACAAATTTTTGAAAGATGTGGTTTAAAAACTGTTGCTGTTGAAGCTGATGTTGGCCCAATTGGAGGGTCGCTTTCTCATGAATTTATGGTTCTGGCTGAAACTGGTGAATCTGAAGTTTTACATTGCAAATGTGGGTACGCTGCAACAAAAGAAAATTGCAAGATCGCTCCTTTGAAAGATAATCCAAACGAAGAAATTAAAAATCTTGAAAAAGTTCACACTCCAAATAAGAAATCAGCAGATGAAGTCAGTAAATTTCTTAAGATTGATAAAAAACAGCTTATTAAAACAATTATATATAAATCTAATGATAAGTTTGTCGCTATTCTAATACGAGGTGATAGAGAAATAAATGATGTAAAGGTCGCTAATTTTCTACAATCAAACAAGTTGGATTTTGCCACAGAAGAAGAAATTGCAAAATATACAAATTCTACTTCAGGATTTGTTGGTCCTGTAGGTCAAAAAAATATTCAAATTTATGCTGATAATAATCTAAGAAATATGAAAAATATGATTACAGGAGCAGATGAAAAGGATTATCATTACAAAAATGTAAACCTTGAAAGGGATACAAAAATAAGCGAATACTCTGATTTTATCCTTGCAAAAAAGGGTGATCCCTGTCCTAAATGTGGTAAACCTATGACATCCTTTCGTGGCATTGAAGTGGGACAAATATTCCAACTCGGAGATAAATACAGTAAAGCAATGAATGCCACTTATACAGCGGAAAATGGAGATGCTGTCCCCTATCAAATGGGTTGTTACGGAATAGGAACTACTCGCACAATGGCTGCTGCAATTGAACAAAACTATGACAAGGATGGCATCATCTGGCCTATTTCAATCGCTCCGTATCAAGTGGAATTGATAAATCTTACCACTGAAGATAAAAAGATAACAAAATTTTGCGATACCCTTTATCAAAAAATCCAAAATATTAATATTGAGATTCTTTTTGATGACAGAGATGTAAGCCCTGGTATCAAATTCAAAGAAGCAGATTTGATTGGAATACCAATCCAGATAATTGTTGGTCAGAAAAATTTTAAATATAAAAAAGTTGAGTTCAAAATTAGAAAAACGGAAGAAAGGATAATTTGCAATTTTGAAGAAATAGAAGATACGCTAAAGGAAATTATAGACAAGTTAATTGGTTGAACTGGTTAAACTAGTTAAATTGGTTGAATTAGTTCACCCCGTTAGATATTTATGTTTTTATATAAATATTATACTATCAGCTTCATCCTTCATAGTACTACGGAGAACGGGCAATTGGTGGATATAAAAAAGAGTTATAAATTTTTTTATAAATTATCTAACGGGGTAAATTGGTAAATCGGTAAATTTAGGGACAAATGCTTCACAATCTATTAAAAAACGAGGATATTATTCTGGCTTCAAAATCTCCAAGAAGAGCATTTCTTCTCCATCAAATTGGTCTTAAATTTTGTCAAATATCTTCGGATATTGAGGAAGTAGAAAATAGAATGTCTCCAGAAGACTTTGTTACTTATTATTCAATGAGAAAAGCAGACAAAGTTTTTAAAACACATCCAAATTCTTTTGTAATCGGAGTTGATACTATTGTATTGATTGATAATAAAATATTAGGAAAACCGAAAAATCGCAAAGCAGCTAAAAAATTTTTACAAAACCTTTCCGGGAATTGTCATATTGTATTAAGTGGTATTTCAATATGCACAAGAAGGCAAAAGATATCAAATATTGAAAGGACTAAAGTATATTTCAACAAAATCTCAGAATCTGATATAGAAGAATATTTAAATACAAATGAACCTATGGATAAAGCAGGGGCTTATGGAATTCAAGGATTTGGAAGCCAGTTTATAAATAAGATTGAAGGTTGCTATTTTAATGTAATGGGTTTTCCAATTCCACTTTTTTATAAGATGTGCAACCGCCTGATCCGTTCAGGCTACCCAATTTCATCGGACGAAGGGTGAATCGGGACATTACAAAATTAAATCATTTGTATAATATTTTTGTTATGCTACTTTGAAAGATTGTCCTAAGGGTTGAAAGTTTTTTACTTCTTGTCGCTCTAATTTTGCTTTTACAAAATGTAAATCATTTGTACCAAATTAAGACGCAAGTGAGGACACTTGCTCTACAATATCAAATATTTCTTCTCTAAACCCTCTGCCAACTTCTTTGCTTCAATTATCTTATAATATGTTTTGCCTATACTTATTTTTACATTACTTCTGTCTCTAATTTTTGTTATATACCTTAAGAGAATTTGTGCAGATAATTTAATTTCGTCAATGTTCAACTCTTGTTTACAATTTATCACCCCAAGAGGTCCTGGAAATCTTTCAGCTTTTAAGGTTAATAAATCATCTGTAATTAAATTGTTTAGTTTTTCATTATCACTTTTTTTGCGTCCTAAAATCAATTTTGTGTTTTCAGAAATACGAAAATGTCTGCCTACATTTAGAAATTTTATATATTTCAAGGAAAACATATCATAACTTATTAAATCCTGTAAACGTTTGCAATAACCCTCATCAGTCAGAAGACATCCTCCAGCAGGAGATGGGTAATTAGTAATCTTAAATTCTTTTGCCAGTTCAATCTGTATTTTTCTACTTTTGCCTTGAATATCGTATAATTCTTCTTTGTTAATCCAGCCTTCCCTAATAGGTTTTGTATCTTGAAGAAGCTTTTGCGAAAGAGGTCTAATTATCAAATCTTTATATTCACAAAGTTTATCAACAGAATTTAAACCTGCAATAGATTGAGACTTTGGTCTTTGCCCCAATACTTCACCTGAAATCATAAAATCTGCATTATATTCTTTTAGCATATCTCCTAATTTATTAAACATATATGCGTGACAATCTATGCAAGGATTTAAGTTTTTCCCATAACTATATTTTGGGCTTTTAATGATATTTAGATATTCCTCTTCCAACTCTCTGATTTGCAATTTCAGCCCCAGCATTTCTGCGGATTTCTCTGCTTTTTTACAATCAAAAAAAGGTGATTCAAAACAAATCGGGATAACTTTGATGCCTTGCTGTTGAACAATTTTTGCGGCTAAAATACTATCTAATCCACCAGAGAATAGGGATAAAGTGGTATAGGATTTTTTATCTTTCATTAGGTGTAATTTTTTTAGAAATATATTAAAAATTTATAAGTTATTTTTCACTTATAAGTTTTTTTTGTTTGTGCGATATTTTGCTTGTTTTTCAAGAAAAGTGGGTTGGGCATGGACATTTTTAACTTCATATTCTTTCGTCTTTAATCTATACTTCTCTTCAATACCACCTTTATTTATTCTATCAAGAATTAGTTTATAATATTTTTCATCGATTTCAGCAGAAATGTATTGTCTATGAAGATTCTTGCATATTTCAATTTCAGAACCACTTCCACCAAAAAGTACTAAAACAATATCATTGTGCATTGTGCAAGATTTGATTAACATTTCAGAAAGCCTTTGTGGAATCTGGCAAACATGAAAGGTTTTCTCTTTACTGACATTTTTAACTAAATCAAAATAGAACCAGTCGTATGGCATTCTCCCTTTAGAACCGTTTGCTAAATTCTTCAAGATTCGCTTATCTGTAGGATTTTTATAAGGAACTGCTACATTCTCTTTGTAAAATTTACTGTTTTTTGTTTTACGACAATGAAGTATACTTCTATGGGCTGTTGTAAAACGCTTTGGGGTGTGTCCAACATTAGTATTGTATGCCCAGACATAATCGGAGACCTCATAGCA
It encodes:
- a CDS encoding DUF814 domain-containing protein: MKDKKSYTTLSLFSGGLDSILAAKIVQQQGIKVIPICFESPFFDCKKAEKSAEMLGLKLQIRELEEEYLNIIKSPKYSYGKNLNPCIDCHAYMFNKLGDMLKEYNADFMISGEVLGQRPKSQSIAGLNSVDKLCEYKDLIIRPLSQKLLQDTKPIREGWINKEELYDIQGKSRKIQIELAKEFKITNYPSPAGGCLLTDEGYCKRLQDLISYDMFSLKYIKFLNVGRHFRISENTKLILGRKKSDNEKLNNLITDDLLTLKAERFPGPLGVINCKQELNIDEIKLSAQILLRYITKIRDRSNVKISIGKTYYKIIEAKKLAEGLEKKYLIL
- a CDS encoding carboxypeptidase regulatory-like domain-containing protein, yielding MKKKILFFFIVIILIGSKFSFAETNIAIKDTIFPPPINFMAWGSLYHNNLSWNEPSQSTYTLIGYNLYRSDIGRYFFFDNTQNPYHDYMVYVCVEYTYWVTAVYSEGESEPSDTCTATPYGFGPEPEFFYVDWHLTGWTTYPVSPNNWEWDSDYEAAKLNWSPSVPNYDMSLISPQFVLPQDSTHIFDLTISMYINDYSVDSSEVMEIWIIHDGQETMIFEWDLDENDDWGSSGGTDWVYTNMDQFAGETIQLKFRSHGEDTFNFNYWYIYMVWFHYLIYPDYGTLQGTVTDNSGNPLENVSVHAEDNIAGVPYYNVLTNENGEYSIDSMMTGIYDITFELEHYNVMVEEDVETLPNQTTILNMIMTAPELIFTPTCFEFQLCNIGDIAIDTLNISNTGTGPVDFTIDINYVIKERPSILCVDRDGSSSAAGYTDVWPYFEAALDVVGYAYTYYEITDLTQDGPDLATMQQYEVIIWFSGESWGYYGHDCMTDNDEINLGVYLEGGGALFLSAHDYLRASYPSAGDFSEGQFPYDYLGMRSVVQDNWLISQAAIGSVEGVDGSLAEGYNFFVQDILYINQFTDNVGEDLFNITNPVPQGICANQFDSGIFKTVFTTASFAAITDPIVQAELIADIIIYLTPGMSYWLTVEPMSGTFNHITTTPLLVTVDTDGLELGNYYADIIVNTDNPDIGQSVIPIHLELSVGVDEIQILSTKLNQNYPNPFNSSTTISFSLSHKNIDDTEIKIYNTKGQLVKTLIPMTNGKSASWRMTTIEWDGKDENGKLVSSGLYFYQLKIEDEIIDTKKCLLMK
- a CDS encoding proline--tRNA ligase; protein product: MRFSKAFIPTLKENPAEAEIPSHRLMIRSGMLRKLGSGIYSYLPLSQKVIHKIERIVREELDKIGCEEILMPVLHPKEIWEQSGRWNVYGPELMRMKDRHNREFALGPTHEEVITILAKNEIKSYKELPINLYQIQTKFRDEIRPRFGIMRAREFIMKDAYSFHKDKECLLKTYDEMHKAYTQIFERCGLKTVAVEADVGPIGGSLSHEFMVLAETGESEVLHCKCGYAATKENCKIAPLKDNPNEEIKNLEKVHTPNKKSADEVSKFLKIDKKQLIKTIIYKSNDKFVAILIRGDREINDVKVANFLQSNKLDFATEEEIAKYTNSTSGFVGPVGQKNIQIYADNNLRNMKNMITGADEKDYHYKNVNLERDTKISEYSDFILAKKGDPCPKCGKPMTSFRGIEVGQIFQLGDKYSKAMNATYTAENGDAVPYQMGCYGIGTTRTMAAAIEQNYDKDGIIWPISIAPYQVELINLTTEDKKITKFCDTLYQKIQNINIEILFDDRDVSPGIKFKEADLIGIPIQIIVGQKNFKYKKVEFKIRKTEERIICNFEEIEDTLKEIIDKLIG
- a CDS encoding site-specific DNA-methyltransferase, which translates into the protein MANENSKTIKNYLDRVFLGDIMDLLKDLPDKSIDMVYGDPDYNVGIKYGDKSYTKSFDEYIEWYIELAKESLRVLKDTGNMFLINYPKQNAYLRVKYLDKACYEVSDYVWAYNTNVGHTPKRFTTAHRSILHCRKTKNSKFYKENVAVPYKNPTDKRILKNLANGSKGRMPYDWFYFDLVKNVSKEKTFHVCQIPQRLSEMLIKSCTMHNDIVLVLFGGSGSEIEICKNLHRQYISAEIDEKYYKLILDRINKGGIEEKYRLKTKEYEVKNVHAQPTFLEKQAKYRTNKKNL
- a CDS encoding nucleoside triphosphate pyrophosphatase, whose amino-acid sequence is MLHNLLKNEDIILASKSPRRAFLLHQIGLKFCQISSDIEEVENRMSPEDFVTYYSMRKADKVFKTHPNSFVIGVDTIVLIDNKILGKPKNRKAAKKFLQNLSGNCHIVLSGISICTRRQKISNIERTKVYFNKISESDIEEYLNTNEPMDKAGAYGIQGFGSQFINKIEGCYFNVMGFPIPLFYKMCNRLIRSGYPISSDEG